TTGATCTCGCGATCGACACGTTCGGTCATAGCGCGTTCAGCGACGAGATCGATGCCGGTCTCGCTGGAGCGGCCAGCGGCCATCTCGCGAAGATGCCGGATATACGCGACGCGGATCTCGTCGATCGACGCCACACGATAATCAAGCCGGACCTTGTCGACGAACCGCGAAACGGCTGACTGATCAAGGTCCAGGTGCTCGGCGATCTGCTGCTGAGTCGGCATGAATATGACCCCCTATGGAGACTCGCCAGTAGAGAAAAAGCGCGGGTCTGCAGCCCCGCGTGTCGGCGGCCTCATAGGGTCCCCGCCTGCTCAAAAAAATAGGCAGGCCCGCCCCGATCGCGAGATCCGCGATCGCGCGGTCGCCCGCCCGGTCCATCGCCCACACAATGCGGTCCATCGCATCGTCAAACGCGAAGCACCGCGCGGTCACGCGCCCCATGCTTCGATCTTCATCCCACGTCAACCAGACCTCACGCGGCCCGGCGCTCGTCGACTCGATTCGCATTTCAGCGCCCCAATGCAAAAAGCCCTGAGGGCTTTCGCACTCAGGGCTTCGGTATTCATTTCGTAGGGACGAACGCCCCCACACGACCTAACGGGCTCCACTATGTGTTCTTATGTCCCGAGAGGTTTGCACGACTAACGCGCGGTGCCAGCGAATATCCAGTGACGCGGTAAAGGATGTACGAAGTTTACGCGATCTACTCTTGGAATGAAAGATGTTTCATTCTCGCAATTGGCGGCGCATTGTGTCGGACACCGATCCATTCACGTGATCGAGCAACGAATGCATGTCGTGAAAACGACGCGACCAGTGCCGGCGGTATTCGTCGAGTGGGATACCGAGTGCATGCGCTCGTGCCGGTTCATCGATTGGACGCTTACCGGACCCCGAGCAATCCGGGCAGATATATCGACCGTCTCGACGCACAATGCCGCGTCCTTCGCACCGCACACATTGATCGTTGATCCATTCATCGAGCAGACGCAACGCGAAGCGCTCGACGATATCAACCTTCGCACGCTCGACTTCGTGTCCTGCCCTCTGATCGCGGCGTTCGTCACGATTCAGGCCCGTAAACCGATTGCGCTTAAACCGACCCGACAATCTGATCATCTGCGCAAATAGCAACGTGGCCTTGCGGATCGTCGCGGGCTTCGTCTCTTGCCCCGCCTTGATCCGGACCAGCAACCGACCGAGATCATTCGCAAAGGCGAGTGCGCCCAAAGTAACTTTAGGATCGGCAATAGGATCAGTGAACTGACCACGAACACTCATTGCAACGCCTGCCCGCTCCATCAAATCGATCATGACTCTCTCCTATTCGTCCTAATGTCTTAATGTCCCAAGGGAAAAGGCTTGCAGGGGTGCGCGCCTGCGACATGCGCGACATGCGCCGCTCACGTCGCGCATGTCGCGCCCCTGCACCCGCGCCCGAGACCGCGCCTTGGGACATTGGGACATGGGACGTCCACAGCGCGCCAAGGCGGGGCAAGTGGCGCGCTTACCGTGCAGGCACAGCGCGCCACGCCATCACAGCGGACTGTCGTCATCGCCCGCCGCTACCAGTTCACGCTCGACTTCCAGTTCCTGCTCCGGCTCCTCGCGCACGTAGTACCATCCGCGCGAACCCGTCGACTCACGCTTGCGCACCCAACCGAGCGACTTCAGCGCCTTGCCAATCCGGCGCTGTTCCGGCAATGTCCATTTCGACGTGTCGAGCTTCAGGATGTCTGAGAGGATCTCTTCCATCGTCGTGCGCGCAACGTATTCCAGGGCCTTGGCGATCTTGTCCTCGTACACGTCACCCTCGTAGCGCTCAGCCTGCTCGATCTCGAACAGCGGTCGCTCCTGCTCGGTCACGTGCCACACGACGCCCGAGCGGTATAGGTGCACGGCTTCGGCCCAAAGCTGATCACGCACAGCCACGATGCCGTCGATGTCGACGAGAGCACTGACACGCAGCGGCCAATAGCGCCGGTTGCCTGATTCGTCTTTCAGATACGTGTCAAAGTTGACGGAGCCCGCGAACACGCATTGGCGCGGTACGTCGGTCGCCCGCTTGCCGTAGAAGTTACGGAACCGGTCGACGGCCGTCGCGAAGAAGCTCTTCACCGCCGACGAATCGGCCTTGTTCAGCGAGTCCAGCTCGGCCAGCTCGATCACCCACTTGCCGGCCAGCACCGCGTATGTGTCCTTGTTACCGATCTGGATCGGCGTATCGGTGAACCACGGCGCACCGGCCAGCACCTTCAGCGCCGTCGATTTGCGGTACCCCTGCTTGCCTTCGAGGATAAGCACGTTGTCGACCTTGCAGCCCGGCTCCATCACGCGAGCCACGGCCGCGATCATCCACTTCATGAACGCGAGCTGCACGTAGTCGCTATCGGCCACACGCAGGTATGTCGACGGCATCGTGCGCACGCGCGGTACGCCGTCCCATTTCAGCCCTTCGAGATATTCGCTCACGTCATGAAAGTGGGTTGCGTCCGCGACAAGCAGGACCGCGTTCATCACGATATCGGTGCGTACCGAGAGGCCGTACCGCTGCGACAACCAGAGCACGCAGCGTTGATCATCCATGTCGGTCCACTCACCTGTCGTACCTTGCGGGAACGGCGGCGCACGGCGCTTCATCACCCGGCCACCGAAATCGTCCTGCTCAATGACGCCCTGCCATGCCTTGTGGTTCGACAGGATCAGGTGCACGTTTCCAAGCGTCGGCAGCAGTGTGCCCTTGTCCGACCGCGCGAGATCCTGTTCCCACGTGTGTGCGCCGTTCTCTGCCTCGCGCCCGTCCCATTCCGACAGGTTCGCGGCAGCGGACGTCGCGGCGGCTTTCGATTGCGCAGCGTCTGCGGCCGTCACGGCCATCACCGCCGGTCGGATGTCGTCATTCGCTGGCGCGATGACGCGCAGGATTGCGCCCTGTATCTGAGCCTCAACGGCTTCGAAGCCCTCTTCAACGTGCAGGTCATTGAAATCGGTCAGCTTGCGCTCGCCGCGATTGGCGAACGCCGGATAGATGACGCTGACGTCGTCGACCGACGCTGCCGCCTCGTACGCGCGCTTCAGACCGGTGTTCTCGAAGCGCTTGCGACGAAGCGGCATCACGTCGTTACCGTAACTCACCTCGACGTACGGCACGCCGTTGTCGTCACGACGACGCGACGCGGCGATCATGTACCACGTGTTCTTTGCCTCGATCCGCACCGGATCGGCACCAAACACCAGCTCGCCACGGAACGTGAACTCGTCGGCGAGCCAGTCGCGCATGCGTTGCTCGATCTTCCAGTCATCGTCGGCGCAGACCAGCACGTGCACATCAGGATACGTTGCACGCAGGTAGCGCACGGCCGGGAGGATGCCGCCCGCGTCAAAGCAGATATTGACTGCGAACGCGTCGTCGATCGCCATACGGATCGCACGCGCGGTTGCGTAGCCTTCGGCTACCAGCACGACCTGGTCGTCTGCGCAGACCTCGCCGAGCAGATACGAAGCCCCCTTCTTTTCCATGCCCTTGTTGAAGCGCTTCGCGCCGTCCTGCGTGATCTTCTGCAGGCCGACGAGACGAGCGTCGTCGCCGTACTGATACATCGGAACGAATATCGTGCCGTCCGCATCGAAGCGCACGCCTTCAGCCGTGATGTGCTTGCGGTCCAGGTATGCGGACTCGCCATGCTCTGCCGCACGACTCCACTGATCGCTCGCCCGGTTCGCGGCGAGCTTTGCCTGCCGAGCCTCCCGCTCGGCCTGCTCGCGCTCGGCCACCTCCTGCCGACGACGGGTTTCGGCGAGCGTTTCCTCGCTCAACGGTGCACCGCTCCATTCGAAACGTTCGGTGCCCGGATCGTCGCCCGAAAAATGGCCGAACGTGCCGCCATAGCCGATTACCGCGCCCTTGCTGACAACCTCTCGAAGCTGATACCAGTATTTCTTGCGCGGCCCGTACCGATGATGCTTACCGTCCGCGACCGGATGGCCGGTAGGCAGGTCGGGATGCCCCGCCGCGCGCAATTGCTGAATGATCTGGTCAAGTGTCGCCATACGAAAATCTCCCCTCAAAAAGTTGCTTTGGCCGCAACTCGCGGCCCGATCCTCAAATTCCCTCAGCCGCGCCCGTGGCAGGCCCGGCGTCCCATTAGCTCTTACCGCCCGCCAGCAAAGCGAACCGAATATCCCGCGCGAGCTTGTGGGAAAAATTGCGCCAGATACCGCGCCCGGCCGCATAGCATTGCCGGCTCGTCGGCACGCGGGCGTAATGCGACGCGCCTCGCCGCAACGCACTACTGGTTCCGTTCACGTTCACTTCGGTCTCCGGTTATTTGCCGCGCAGTCGACGCCACTCAGCGGTCATGCGTTCGTCGAATGCGGAAAGGTCGGCCGCGCAGAGCTGGCCGACGATCTGATCGCGGAACGCGTGACGTTCCGCCTTGGTAGAAAGTGCCGCACACATGCGAGCGGCCGTGACGTTGAACGCGTCGACTCGACCGACGCGCTGCGCTTCCGCGAGGAACACGCCAATGCGATCTGGAAACGTCGCGATCAGGTCGGCGAGGAGCCGGCCGGACTGATCCGGAGCGACATCGAACCGTTCGGCGAGCGCGGCCGTTGCACATGCAAGCTGTTGCGCGTGTCCACAGCACAACTCGACCTGCTCGCGCGCTACGCGACAACACCCCATGCCAGGCTTGAATCGCTCCATTTCAGCGACGACGACGTTTAGCGAGGTTGCGGGCCGCGTGGATCAGCTTCTGGAACAAGCGCTGTCCCTTTCGCCCCGTCGCGATGATCTCCTCGGCCTTGCGGTCATCGATCCGCTGATCTTCAAGCGCGCGCGTCACGTCGTCGGCAACGCGACCGACATGCGCCTGCAGGTGCAGGGTTGTCGAGACAAGATGCATCGTGCCCGGCTCAAGCGCTTCATCTACCCCGTGGTCGTCGACATGCTCGGCGACCAACCCAAAGCGAGCGTTCAGGGCGTGCAGCGCGTCGAGCGCATGCACGCTCGCCTCGGTCTTTTCCTGCATCCACTCGATCAACAGCTCGAACATTTCCATCGACAAGCGGCTGTCGCCAACACCACGAAGGCGCAGACGCAGCGACTCGGTCGTGACGTTCTTACCGCGTCGGATGGTCAGGTAGTTCGCCGCGTCGGCAACGCCGCCGGGCGTGTCGCGAACGGACGTATAGAGGACGTCCAGCCATTCGGTACTGTCGTATCGGCAGGTCATAGGGGGAGATTGGTAGACAGTGGCTTTCATCCTGTCGCGCACTCGAAGCCACAACTAAGATTTGGCTCATGAGGTGCGTAACGGCTGCGGTCACGCAACAGCGAGTGCTTCACAACGACTCGTCGTGTGAATCTAGAGAGGCAAACAGGTCGGGACGCGCGAGCTTCAAGAACAACAGACGCGCTCGCGGAATGCCGTTTCGACGCCATTCCGATACGGACGGCATCCGGACTTCGCAAAGTTGAGCGGTTGCAGCCGTACCGCCAAATGCTTCGATCACGGCGCACGCGTACGGGTCTCGATTCAGGAGCGTATTCATGCCGTCATGTTAGGCGCTCCTTATACGAAATGCAAGGCATTCCTAATGCCCATTCAGTTAGGCTTTCCTAATGACGACACTAGCCGAACGCCTGGAACAGGCAATGAAGTTGCCGCCCGAGAAAAAGGCTGCGGATCTGGCGCGAGCGTGCCGAGTGCGAGCGCCCTCGGTCAGCGACTGGTTAAGCGGTAAGACGAAAAAAATGGAAGGCGCGAATTTGCTACTCGCGGCCGAATTCCTGAACGTCGATCCCTGGTGGCTTGCCACCGGTGAAGGACAGATGGAGCGCCGAGCCAATGCACCCGCCCCACAGAGACAGGAGACGCTAGGCGCACATGCTCAAGCGCTGGTCGACGCGCTCGCCAAAGCAGATAAGGTCGGGTTGCCATCTGCAGCGTTTGTCGCGCTGCTTGAAACCCTCAAGGTGTTTGAAGACCTGCGCGGGCGGCAGTCTGGTGATCTTCTCGATCTGAATGCCCCTGACCCACAAGAGGGGTAAGGTTCCAGTCGAATACTGCAGCTCTACGGTGCGTTCCGACCTGCCCGGAACGTATTCCGCGACCTCTGATCGGGCCGCCAAGAAGCTCCACATCCCAATCGAAGTCTTCACTGCCATGCGGGCCGATGACCCGCACTAGCACACCGATACGCGATCGATTCCGGCATCGACTGACGATCGCCACATCGCCCGGTTTGCAGCGCAATTCCCCTGTTGACATAGCCCCGCAACAACCTCCCCTCGGCAATATTTTCGCTTAATCACTGTATAAACATACAGTATTTAATCGTAAGAATACAACACCTTTCAAAGAGATTCGCTGTGTTCGCCTCATGCCGAACAC
The nucleotide sequence above comes from Burkholderia pyrrocinia. Encoded proteins:
- a CDS encoding zinc finger-like domain-containing protein, with protein sequence MIDLMERAGVAMSVRGQFTDPIADPKVTLGALAFANDLGRLLVRIKAGQETKPATIRKATLLFAQMIRLSGRFKRNRFTGLNRDERRDQRAGHEVERAKVDIVERFALRLLDEWINDQCVRCEGRGIVRRDGRYICPDCSGSGKRPIDEPARAHALGIPLDEYRRHWSRRFHDMHSLLDHVNGSVSDTMRRQLRE
- a CDS encoding VapE domain-containing protein is translated as MATLDQIIQQLRAAGHPDLPTGHPVADGKHHRYGPRKKYWYQLREVVSKGAVIGYGGTFGHFSGDDPGTERFEWSGAPLSEETLAETRRRQEVAEREQAEREARQAKLAANRASDQWSRAAEHGESAYLDRKHITAEGVRFDADGTIFVPMYQYGDDARLVGLQKITQDGAKRFNKGMEKKGASYLLGEVCADDQVVLVAEGYATARAIRMAIDDAFAVNICFDAGGILPAVRYLRATYPDVHVLVCADDDWKIEQRMRDWLADEFTFRGELVFGADPVRIEAKNTWYMIAASRRRDDNGVPYVEVSYGNDVMPLRRKRFENTGLKRAYEAAASVDDVSVIYPAFANRGERKLTDFNDLHVEEGFEAVEAQIQGAILRVIAPANDDIRPAVMAVTAADAAQSKAAATSAAANLSEWDGREAENGAHTWEQDLARSDKGTLLPTLGNVHLILSNHKAWQGVIEQDDFGGRVMKRRAPPFPQGTTGEWTDMDDQRCVLWLSQRYGLSVRTDIVMNAVLLVADATHFHDVSEYLEGLKWDGVPRVRTMPSTYLRVADSDYVQLAFMKWMIAAVARVMEPGCKVDNVLILEGKQGYRKSTALKVLAGAPWFTDTPIQIGNKDTYAVLAGKWVIELAELDSLNKADSSAVKSFFATAVDRFRNFYGKRATDVPRQCVFAGSVNFDTYLKDESGNRRYWPLRVSALVDIDGIVAVRDQLWAEAVHLYRSGVVWHVTEQERPLFEIEQAERYEGDVYEDKIAKALEYVARTTMEEILSDILKLDTSKWTLPEQRRIGKALKSLGWVRKRESTGSRGWYYVREEPEQELEVERELVAAGDDDSPL
- a CDS encoding phage regulatory CII family protein, which encodes MTCRYDSTEWLDVLYTSVRDTPGGVADAANYLTIRRGKNVTTESLRLRLRGVGDSRLSMEMFELLIEWMQEKTEASVHALDALHALNARFGLVAEHVDDHGVDEALEPGTMHLVSTTLHLQAHVGRVADDVTRALEDQRIDDRKAEEIIATGRKGQRLFQKLIHAARNLAKRRRR
- a CDS encoding transcriptional regulator — translated: MTTLAERLEQAMKLPPEKKAADLARACRVRAPSVSDWLSGKTKKMEGANLLLAAEFLNVDPWWLATGEGQMERRANAPAPQRQETLGAHAQALVDALAKADKVGLPSAAFVALLETLKVFEDLRGRQSGDLLDLNAPDPQEG